A window of Diadema setosum chromosome 2, eeDiaSeto1, whole genome shotgun sequence contains these coding sequences:
- the LOC140238919 gene encoding uncharacterized protein yields MAKSRTKSRQAKSRRANSSSGRGRPASSRSPKGKTKGGRKPLEIKVTRTRGKKDAWESRAVFSSSNSGIMFRSIGVNTDPVEFAGADRPKRAKVPKNEPLLQKVVTYMRTFNHARALSALLTSPSVRSALPAVVEVEVRKEVQRFVKKPLSFPSPQIVATGDKTHRITESAWGHILAEFKKEMPVFYMSCMAALAPKNKQYTINNPDSYESSNRGRLGMMMTIPLFTRRERKFQYLSSLIGGQLWRHGCRQRIFHELYRLGVSQRRHGSMDAARWLEGETSKGNRMMKQKYQIMDEVEALQNGVLPSAERYETSDDDGSSESDDDESEEEVEESSDVDSEEDLIDESDEEDEIMTKPEKKGRGKKSLHQQMVIEEAVVDENWQGDMKGRKSASEVVISEMVKIAEQMSETSQQMKTSMRKKKAGRATEEVTVVSQDENQIVVQVSKDGLAEGIPISMASTAEGVPIMVASTGQDGGTVNINQVMMGGVPTQIVQQEVVTEEMDAEMMAAQLLQHVLPTEMVTQEVSTSQAIPQEIVTTTTTIPAEGAGTIQEEVVTIQTSGPPGDVQQTIVTHNEVPAEEVQEQLVQQEEIIQEIIPEEIIQQEVITEGEVTTEGEVTAQVVPHEILTADMGSGEMTTVVVTTEVVTTDEGSTEVVMVAQDEQTPTKRPAEAEPESEGKRKRKKTAPYSP; encoded by the exons ATGGCCAAATCTCGCACCAAGTCGAGGCAAGCCAAGTCAAGGCGTGCCAATTCCAGTAGTGGCCGTGGCAGACCTGCCAGTTCCAGGAGTCCCAAGGGGAAGACCAAAGGTGGACGAAAGCCTCTTGAGATCAAGGTCACCAGGACCCGAGGAAAGAAAGATGCCTGGGAATCTAGGGCTGTTTTTTCATCCAGCAATTCCGGTATCATGTTTAGGAGCATCGGAGTCAACACAGACCCAGTTGAGTTTGCTGGTGCGGACAGACCCAAGCGGGCCAAAGTTCCAAAGAACGAGCCACTCCTACAGAAGGTAGTCACCTACATGCGCACATTCAACCATGCCAGAGCTCTGAGCGCCCTCTTGACCAGCCCGTCAGTGCGGAGCGCTCTGCCTGCAGTGGTGGAGGTGGAAGTTCGCAAAGAAGTCCAGAGGTTCGTCAAGAAGCCCCTCAGCTTCCCCAGTCCGCAGATTGTGGCGACGGGCGACAAGACACACCGCATCACAGAGTCGGCCTGGGGACACATCCTGGCAGAGTTCAAGAAAGAGATGCCAGTCTTCTACATGTCCTGTATGGCTGCCCTGGCACCCAAGAACAAGCAGTATACAATTAACAA TCCAGACAGCTACGAGTCCTCAAACAGGGGCAGGCTCGGCATGATGATGACCATTCCACTCTTCACACGTCGGGAGCGCAAGTTCCAGTATCTCTCCAGCTTGATTGGGGGCCAGCTGTGGCGTCATGGCTGCCGTCAGAGG ATCTTTCATGAGCTATATCGTCTAGGAGTCAGTCAGAGGAGACACGGCTCGATGGACGCAGCACGCTGGCTGGAAGGTGAAACGAGCAAAGGAAATCGCATGATGAAGCAGAAATATCAG ATTATGGATGAAGTGGAGGCCCTCCAAAATGGAGTTCTGCCAAGTGCAGAACGTTACGAGACCAGTGATGACGACGGATCTAGTGAGAGCGACGATGATGAAAGCGAGGAGGAGGTGGAAGAATCGAGTGATGTCGACAGCGAGGAGGACCTCATAGACGAGAGCGATGAAGAGGATGAGATCATGACCAAACCTGAGAAGAAGGGGCGTGGGAAGAAAAGCCTACACCAGCAGATGGTGATTGAAGAGGCTGTCGTGGATGAGAATTGGCAGGGTGACATGAAAGGCAGGAAGAGTGCTTCGGAAGTTGTCATCTCAGAGATGGTGAAGATTGCAGAACAGATGTCTGAGACATCTCAGCAGATGAAGACGTCCATGAGGAAGAAGAAAGCGGGACGAGCCACAGAGGAGGTGACTGTCGTGTCGCAAGATGAAAACCAGATTGTAGTGCAAGTCAGCAAGGACGGATTGGCGGAGGGGATCCCCATTTCGATGGCCTCTACGGCGGAGGGTGTGCCCATCATGGTGGCCTCAACAGGCCAGGACGGAGGAACTGTCAACATCAACCAAGTGATGATGGGAGGCGTCCCGACACAGATAGTGCAGCAGGAAGTGGTGACGGAGGAGATGGATGCAGAGATGATGGCCGCCCAGCTCCTGCAGCATGTCCTGCCCACAGAGATGGTCACCCAGGAAGTATCCACCTCGCAAGCCATTCCGCAAGAGATtgtcaccaccaccaccaccattccTGCGGAAGGGGCGGGGACAATCCAGGAGGAAGTGGTGACAATCCAGACTTCTGGCCCCCCAGGAGATGTCCAACAGACCATCGTCACCCACAACGAGGTGCCTGCGGAGGAGGTGCAGGAACAGCTGGTGCAGCAAGAGGAGATAATCCAAGAGATCATTCCAGAAGAGATCATCCAACAGGAGGTGATCACTGAGGGAGAGGTGACCACCGAGGGAGAGGTGACCGCCCAGGTTGTGCCCCATGAGATCCTGACCGCTGACATGGGCTCGGGCGAGATGACCACTGTGGTAGTGACAACGGAGGTGGTAACCACAGACGAAGGTTCTACAGAGGTTGTCATGGTAGCCCAGGATGAACAAACTCCAACAAAGAGACCGGCTGAGGCTGAGCCAGAATCTGAAGGGAAGAGGAAGCGGAAGAAGACGGCTCCATATTCTCCTTGA
- the LOC140238930 gene encoding protein disulfide isomerase Creld2-like — protein MEVRLKLSWTTVTLVVLELFLFLSLCNGGKKENELMKKKCDTCRSLTKSFKEGMERTSRYSYEGGDADWEEKKLGSYATSEMRFIEVTEGLCENKEHDCHNLLETQEELIETWWKEYQEEYPDMFQWFCIDNYKVCCQENRFGPECEECPYGLERPCKGNGKCMGAGTRAGTGKCKCSAGYKGDLCDICKDGYYEVMKNETHTACKACHKACTALCTGPGPKGCKKCKAGWLWSDEEGCQDVDECKAEEQPCEPEEFCENTQGSFKCVVCDKACDQCLGEGSDHCVKCKSGYAMDDDRKCLDINECDKEDVCEIEHMTCHNVPGSFYCDCEDGYERIGNECMDKETFEGKTKGQGGFQLEPKLGLKGEILLYLLYFFIFIGTVLASRGSPIMAIIFGLGLGSWYISRFFVKNEGT, from the exons ATGGAGGTGAGGTTGAAATTGAGCTGGACAACAGTTACATTGGTGGTGCTGGAGCTGTTCCTTTTCTTGTCCTTATGTAATGGAGGCAAGAAGGAGAATGaacttatgaaaaaaaagtgtgacaCTTGCCGGTCCCTGACAAAGAGTTTCAAAGAG GGTATGGAGAGAACATCCCGCTATTCATACGAAGGTGGGGACGCAGACTGGGAGGAAAAAAAGCTGGGAAGTTATGCTACAAG TGAAATGAGATTCATAGAAGTGACTGAGGGACTTTGTGAAAATAAAGAACACGat TGTCACAACTTGCTAGAAACCCAAGAGGAACTGATAGAAACATGGTGGAAGGAGTACCAAGAGGAATACCCTGATATGTTCCAGTGGTTCTGCATTGATAATTATAAAG TCTGCTGTCAGGAGAACAGATTTGGACCAGAATGTGAAG AGTGTCCATATGGTTTGGAAAGACCCTGTAAAGGCAATGGCAAATGCATG GGTGCAGGCACAAGAGCAGGAACCGGGAAGTGTAAATGCAGCGCTGGCTACAAGGGTGACCTATGTGACATATGCAAAGATGGCTACTATGAAGTGATGAAGAATGAAACGCACACAGCTTGTAAAG CTTGTCACAAGGCTTGTACAGCTCTATGCACTGGTCCAGGACCTAAGGGGTGTAAAAAGTGCAAGGCTGGCTGGCTCTGGTCTGATGAAGAAGGCTGCCAAG ATGTGGATGAGTGTAAGGCAGAGGAGCAGCCATGCGAGCCTGAGGAATTCTGTGAGAACACCCAGGGTTCCTTCAAATGTGTGGTGTGCGACAAGGCCTGTGACCAGTGCCTCGGCGAGGGCAGCGATCACTGTGTGAAGTGTAAATCTGGATACGCCATGGACGATGACAGAAAGTGTCTCG ACATCAACGAGTGTGATAAGGAAGACGTCTGCGAGATTGAGCACATGACTTGCCACAACGTTCCGGGGAGCTTCTACTGCGACTGCGAGGATGGATACGAGAGAATTGGAAATGAGTGTATGGACAAAGAGACAT TTGAAGGTAAGACAAAAGGACAGGGAGGTTTCCAACTTGAGccaaaacttggtctcaaaggAGAGATCCTGCTCTATCTCCTCtacttcttcattttcattggGACAGTCCTCGCCTCAAGAGGGAGCCCCATAATGGCCATCATATTTGGACTGGGTCTCGGTAGCTGGTacatttcaagattttttgTCAAGAATGAGGGCACGTGA
- the LOC140246372 gene encoding 3'-5' ssDNA/RNA exonuclease TatD-like: MRGRILILHLRGVEDQTGVHVISRRLIQRSCPGDQRIHLHSFSGDSLQVRARTARFPHCYFGVSALVRSLPDPQRTAVREIPLDRLLLEIDAPHLAPHPGMRYNMPCFLGDVGRLVADIRGLPLAWLMAVTTANAQRLYGY; the protein is encoded by the coding sequence ATGAGGGGGAGGATCCTGATCCTCCACCTCCGAGGTGTGGAAGATCAAACGGGCGTCCATGTTATCAGCCGGCGCCTTATCCAACGAAGCTGCCCTGGGGACCAACGGATCCATCTCCACTCTTTTAGTGGAGATAGCCTCCAGGTCAGGGCCCGGACGGCCCGATTTCCCCACTGCTATTTTGGGGTGTCGGCGCTTGTCCGGTCCCTGCCAGATCCCCAGCGGACGGCAGTGAGGGAGATCCCCCTAGACCGTCTCCTGTTGGAAATCGATGCGCCCCACCTCGCCCCTCACCCCGGCATGCGTTACAACATGCCATGCTTCCTGGGTGACGTGGGCAGGCTGGTGGCCGACATCCGGGGCCTCCCTCTGGCCTGGCTGATGGCAGTGACAACTGCCAATGCCCAGCGTCTGTACGGGTATTAG